GCGTTGCCGACAACACATCGGTTCGCACCTGTACGGCGCCGGTCGGGCCCGTCGCCGCGGCAGGGCTGGGCGGTTCTGCGGTTGCCGCTCGCATCGCCGGCACACCCGGCACCTCCTGACTGCCGCCGGTCACTGCGACGCCCGTGGCTCCCGGTGCACCGGGGACGCTGGAATCGGGAACAGCGGGCTGGACGGACTGGCTGGCAGTCACCGGCGCGGGCGCGGCCTGCTCCTTGTTCCACTCCATCCACAACAGGGTCGCCACCATCAGCCAGGCGAAAATCAGGAATAAACGGGTCTGGTTCATGGGCAACAGGCAGGCTCAGCCATCGCCCTCGGGCGACGTAGGTGTGATGGAAGCGGGGGCGTCGCATGGACGCAGCCGTGGCATTGTGACGGCCGTGGCCGGTGCGGGCAACGAGGACTCTTCTTGCGCACGCGGAGAGTCGGCTTCAGGAGCCAGTGCACCGGCCCGTTGCAGCAGCCCCAGCAGTGCGGCGCGAAGTTGCGCCTGGTCCAGCTTGGCCGCGCCAATACGGGCGACCACAACATAGTCGCCGTCTGCCAGCTGCGCGCGATGGGTACGGAAGGTTTCGCGCATCACGCGCTTGATGCGGTTGCGGCCAACCGCGCGAGGATCGACCTTGCGCGAAACCGCCAGCCCGAGCCGGGGGCCGCCGTCGGGGCGCTCGAAGCGGAGACGGGATTTCGGCCGGGCCCGCACCAATTCCTCATTGGCACGCGCGCAACTCC
The genomic region above belongs to Lysobacter avium and contains:
- the rnpA gene encoding ribonuclease P protein component, which codes for MPTNRFPRTARVRARSDFDRIFKHGWRVALPVLALHWQTAEAAARSCARANEELVRARPKSRLRFERPDGGPRLGLAVSRKVDPRAVGRNRIKRVMRETFRTHRAQLADGDYVVVARIGAAKLDQAQLRAALLGLLQRAGALAPEADSPRAQEESSLPAPATAVTMPRLRPCDAPASITPTSPEGDG